One Rhineura floridana isolate rRhiFlo1 chromosome 14, rRhiFlo1.hap2, whole genome shotgun sequence genomic region harbors:
- the LOC133370020 gene encoding neuromedin-B-like, with protein sequence MRAMGAAGLSGRILPVGGLAYLLLFATLSVSPSLEGPIRLRENLWATGHFMGKKSTLSSSHVQSTSLEKADPNNTPKAFSPVLTGVLEDMKDLLTREFLKILLQERLLEENRGKHDLKDQEPPSFIKFLGKYI encoded by the exons ATGAGAGCCATGGGCGCTGCAGGGCTCTCCGGCAGGATCCTACCAGTGGGGGGCTTGGCTTATCTGCTCCTCTTCGCCACCCTTTCCGTTTCGCCCTCGCTCGAAGGACCCATCCGGCTCCGGGAAAATCTCTGGGCTACAG GGCACTTTATGGGGAAGAAGAGTACCTTGAGCTCTTCTCATGTACAGTCAACATCCCTGGAAAAAGCAGATCCCAACAACACCCCCAAGGCTTTCAGTCCAGTGCTGACCGGTGTCTTGGAGGACATGAAAGACCTGCTGACGAGAGAATTTCTTAAAATCCTCCTGCAAGAGAGGCTATTGGAGGAGAACAGAGGGAAGCATGATCTCAAGGACCAG GAACCACCTTCATTCATAAAGTTCCTGGGAAAATACATTTAA